The DNA segment TTATtaagctcgtctgccagagaagcatccgcgctctccactctggaggttggcgttttatagtccgtgatgtttctcagtccctgccaaaggctcctagagtcacggtgttgaaactgtgactctagtttcctcccgtagcgcctctttgcctcctataccgctctgcgcacgctgtacgacgcagccttgtattcggtcatatccccagtgactatccccgtgttataagctgcggagcgggatctcagagagtcgcggatagttttgtctacccacggcttctggttgggaaacgtcctgatgacggtttatctaccgtgtcatccgctagtttcccgatgaatcccaccaccgcttctgTAAACACGTTGACGTcttcggagctacacctgaaaaTGGCCcggtctgcgtcatccaaagcatcctgcagagcggccactgaatggtcagtccagcgtgacacctccctttGTACcagggcttcctgtttcagcctctgtttgtaaacaggtacgaggaaaatggcggcatggtccgatttaccaaacggtgggcatgattttgccttgtagctgtctctgaagggtgtgtagcagtgatccagtgtcctttcgcccctggtggggcaggtgatgtgctggtgaaagttcggcagtgcgcgcttgaggtttgcactgttaaaatcccccagcacaatgagtgcggcgtcccggtgctgtgactggtgtgtagtgaggtggtcgtgtaaatcccatattgcagtgtccgtgtccgcttgaggtggaatgtaAACGGCGCTATGACCGAGCagaattcccgtggaagatagaaagggcgacatttgatggtcagaagttccaggtttggtgtgcaggattGGGTCATAATTAGTCGCAATGATCTTATTTATATTGGgagtttaatttctttttgtttcagggGATCATATCTGTTAAATAGTTGTTGCTCTATTACTTTAATTTGCTTTTCTAGGTTTTCaacttgattaaaatataatttagttttatgcCTTGTATAGCTTAGTATCTCCCCTCTTATAAAGGCTTTAAAGGCCTCCCATTTCACAGATGCACTTGTCTGGTCCGTATTCACTAGAAAATACTGATCTATTTTAGATCTTGAAGATGTCACCAAgtcagcagagggagcccttacctccgGACGATCTGtgttcacttcctctgctgctacttcctgttatgggactataaatactgcaggtTGTGTTGttcaattgtttaattgttgGATTGCTGTTTTGAGTTTTCCTTGTGTTTCCCGAGTCTtaatttctttggttttgaccctgcctgccttttgatactctgattgtttgctgcctgacctgaactctgcctgtttttggattctgttgatgccttgcctctgatactcctgtttgctgtgatttgatGCCTGCTTGCTTTGACCGTgcctttgttcaataaaagccaGCGAATGGATCCGCATGCCTCAGACTCCTCAATCATGACAGAAGACATCTCGCTTGAAATCTGAATCTAAAAGGGGAGAATGAGAGGTTATTCATTTTGATTGTTACTAAATTGGGGCATGGTCCGAAAGTATAATACTATCATAATAACAATTACCAACTTTTGATATTAGGctgttgtaaattaaaaaataatctattctagaaaatgttttataggtACTGGAGAAGCATGAGAATTCTTTTTTGTTAGGGTTAAGGTACCTCCAGATTTCAGTTAAATTCAAATCCGacatatatttttcaatgaCCCTTTTGGTTTGTTGATGAGCATTCCTTGTTCCTGAAGAGCAGTCATATGATGGATTCAATATACAGTTGAAGTCTCCTCCTATTATGTATTTTCCGTTGTATGATGATATGGTGAGAAATTTTGATAAAAATTGGGATCGTCTTCATTAGGTGCATATCAATTTATTAGATTAATTTGTGTGGTTAGAATTGTACCATTAAGAATTGTGCATCTCCCTGAAGGATCTGTACATTGTCCTTTTAATTGAAATGGGATTGACTTATAAATAAGAATCATGACTCCTCTTGCACGAGAGGTGAAAGAGGCGTAGTGAACTTGTCCCGGCCATCTCTTAGTAACTTTGCCAATATCATCTTTTATCAGATGTGTTTCTTGTAAGAAAACAACACTCGATTTCATTTGCTTCAGTTTACCCAGTATTTGTTTAAGTTTTACAAGATTATTCAACCCTCTTATATTCCAACTGgtaatgatttctgaattatTAGCCATTAATTACTTTGATTTGTCCTGTAAATATTGCCGcatcttgggaaaaaaaaagaaaaaagaagaaaaaaaataaatgcaacaacaacaacaaaacacacttaaCAACCAAACCATTAATGAACACGTAAAGAATAACCCGAAATGCATTCCCCTATCGAAATGCAAGTTTCTAAGTTGTAGATCCtatggttttgaccctgcctgtctttagattctgtgattgtttgctgcctgacctgacctctgcctgtctctggattttgttgttgccttgcctctgatactcctgtttgccctgattgacgcctgcctgctatgaccatgcctttgtttaataaaagcctgcacatggatccgcacgcctcagacccctcattcgtgacaatTAGACTGCTATCTGAACCCATAGAGACTGATATGAATGTATTTGCTGCTGTGACGGTGAATTATAACATTCAAGAAAATGGGTGATGTATGCCTCTGTTTCCACTATATTTTATGTTGGCTAAACGGCAGTCTTTCCAAGAAAGGGGAAACTTACAGGAGTCTAAAAGCCTGTGGTCTATAGTGAACAAGAAAGTTACTGAAAAAGTCTTAATTCTAGGAGATTCTAGGAGACTTTAAGTTAAGAGAGTAAAGACTACAGCAAACTTCCAAGACTGGGGTGTTGAGGAAAGCTGGACGTTTTCacaattttgtaagtttgccttgtttatttgagtgataccttgtattgtaaacacattgggatgtgttactgatttatcaagaagaagagaccacacagaatattgtattcttttatttgataagtattaataagatacacagtacacatggtattgcattcactttattgaatagtagaaagaaagaccaccacagcatcatgtgtaaaagtaatttattgagaaaagacattaggtatgatatatgtaacatttagtTGAAGTATAgtcagataaaatatgtattagtaagaactttgaagaataggaatgttaccgttgagtgctgagttcccgacgcggagaggaggacatcttagaaagatcttcaatcagaagagcagactgataagatggctgtgtttttatagtgggcttcttgagagggaggtctccagctgtagTCACTAGACTTTCCCAAAAGCAAAGTGTCTacttgcacctgtagtctatataggggggttgcacttagaagtgaacCAGAAGACAACGCTGCACCTCGGTGAAACGCTTCTAgccagacagcctcgccacGATGCCTCCGAACGATTGAGCTCGCAAATGatagaactttgtttttatttctattttatattagtgttttatttgtaatgtatttaacctatatataataaaactatatcttattataaccaatacgctcgcctgccaaagactctgatttcaagacctgagcagaacagaccacggagaagtcttctgagacctgtcttgtgagtatgattaaatgcttattagagataggacagactcgacttactttaccttacctgaggataaactgaataaggtagaaggtgcaggagatttgcCATTCaccataaaacaatatatatatatatatatatatatatatatatatatatatatatatagtattgaACTACTTAAACTAACACAAGGACCTGTAGTTCTTGTAATGCAGTCAGGCTCAAGAATTATATAACGTTACATCGTTATTCACCTCCTTGGGCCTTACCTTACCATAAATGTGTCACCGTTAGGGTTCAAGTTCGTCATCTGATTCCTGCATCACAGCGTTCAACCTGTAGCTTGCACTGACCGAATAAAGTCCTCTACCTCAGAGACAGATTTAAACAAGTGGCGCAGATCGGCGTGTGTGACTATCAGGTTGGCCGGGTAGATCATGCCGTAGCGGATTCCCTTGTCTCTGAGCTGGGCCTTCACCCCGTCGAACTGTCGCTGTCGTGTCTCAGTTCACAGGTCCGGGAACAGGCTGACGCTCTTTAAGCCTTCCAGCTGCTCTCAAagatttttctttatctttgtAATTCAGGAACTTCATAATAATCGGTCTCTGAGCTGTTGGGCGATTCGGATTCATTTGTCCGATCCAGTGAGCTTGTTCAATAACCGGCGAACGGTTGAAAGTGTCAGTCAAAAGGTTTGGGAGCCAGTTTTCGAGGAAAGTGCATGTGTCCGAGCCTTCTGCCTTTTCAAGTAGGCCCACCAGCCGCAAGTTAGAACGCCTTCCGCGATCTTCCAGATCCTGTACTTTATTGTGCAAAGATGAAGTTACTCTTTCCAGTTCTTTAACTTTGTGCTTTAACGTCTTCCTCGGTTTGCGAAATTCTCTCCTCGGTTTCCCCTATTCTTTTCGAATGAGCCACCAAATCGgattgtttgctttttatggCATCTAGCATTTCAGTAGATTGCTTAGAAAAATCCGCCCTCAAAGAGTTAATTGCActtaaaatgactttgtttGTCGCCGCGTTGGCCGCGCTCTGTACCTCATCGCCATGTTTGATAGTATGCTCTCGGCTATCTCCTTCAACTTGAGTCGGTGACTTCGATTGTTGTCCCAGCTTATTTGCTTTTGGTGGCATTTTGTCCCGTGTATgggttaaaattattttgatcgGTTACATACAGGTTTGGGTCTATTACAAGAATTTATTCAGAGATTTGGCAGCGAGTTCTTCTCGTGCGTCCTACCAGCTGTGCGCCATAACCGGAAGTCCGTTCGCTGTTAATTAGCTACATTTAGAGCCTTGAGATTCTGAATCAAACTGCatctaaacaaatgaaaatatgaattattttttgcatgctaTAAAACACGTTCATCAAGATGCACGTTTTGGAATTGGAGCATTGTATTGTTGGTATGTTTGGCTACGCATTCTTCAGGTTTCCTCGTGCAAGCGTGTGAACGCGTGGTTTCtcatctttattctttatttctgaACAGAGATCTGCAGTTATTTCAGGATTCAGGATGGTTTTGTCTCTTGGGACTGACTCTGAAAAATCACACGCTGACGGCTGCTAATAAACAAGCGTGAATGTGTGAGACTCAGAGAGAGTAAAAACATTCATGTCAACGACTTATAGTGTGAAGattaaacacagacacagaaagcGTTTTGACAAACTGAAATAGTAAGCAAAAACTTCCAATCCAATTATCAGCAcctttgttttttcagaatttagcattaagaagttactcatcatccagctttttataacggtcctagcactgagccttgaggaactccatatttcacttttgagcgatatgataccacctcatttaatgctacaaactgatagcggtcagatagatatgatttaaaccatgctaaggcgcttcctctaatgccaacatagttttctagtctatccaagagaatgttgtgatcgatagtatcgaatgctgcgctaagatctaatagcactaataacgaaataaaaccatgatcagatgatagaagcaggtcattagtaactctaatgagagcagtctcagtactatggtacggtctaaaacctgattggaaatcctcgcagacaACCAAAAACTGCGCTCTTCGCCTTTAAATGATGAGGGACTTCAAGTATATAATTGAATCCCGTTTTAATCTACGGGTTTTGGTGCCAGAAAGCTCGTGAACCCCTGCCCTTTagttaaataattcattttgcaGTGCATTTCGTGCACCatactctcagaaataaagctgTCTGGGACGGTACCTGCAAAAAAACGGCACACGGTTGTACCTAAAGAAGCCTGTTTggtatgattaaatgcttattaataCAAAAGTTTACCTCACTATACTGTAGTGTATACTACCcatcaaaagtttggaataattctaataatttgagtcttttctgtttaataaaaaaatacagtaaagacagCAGCACTGAGAAATATGAATGCAATTCTTccgtattttaaaatgcagttttatgtcTGTGCTGAACGCGTTTCAACCTGTAGCTTGCACTGACCGAATAAAGTCCTCtacctgaattttcagcatcgccTTCTgtgtcacgcgatccttcagaaatcatttacgGTAAAGGCTTACATCTCGCTTTTTCTCTGGCGGGACGTTCCTCGTAATCCCTGGGTCTTCTTTCATTTCCTCTCCGCCGGTTGCCTTGGAAACATCCCGAGCTTCCGGAAAGCTTGAAGTGTTGGAGATGGCTGGAGACGAGCGGATGGGTTTCTCTCGCGTTCACACGCTTCCTGAGAGCAGCCCAACATCCAGCAATTACAGTAACTGGGTTCAGAAGGCCGTCTGAAGCTCGGACGAACACAGCCCTTTAACCcggctaaaaataaaaacaggcttTTTAAACGGTTTTGTGACGTGAACGTTCCGTTGAATCAACGTTATCAGAACGTTGCACTTAAACGCTTCTTaagcactttaaaaacattgttacGTTTTAATATTCAACTTATTTCTAAGAATGTTTTTCTTCATCGTTTGACCATTAGAGGAAAAATCCCACTTTAAAAACACGGGAAAGTTTTCTTGGTTATGCAAAtgttatatattcaatattcgAGTTTATCAcgaaaaaaacattagaatgGTTCAAAACACCAATTTTTTGtacactgaaatatttctttctagTTCAGTTCGTTTCATTGCGATAACATTATTTCTGAACGTTtcctaaatgtttaaaacaaaaaaagttctaTTTTCTTGGTATTTCTGTGTTCtatcgttttaaaaatgttacaataatttTAGTATGCTCtcgaaataaaaatatttaatgaatttcttTTACTTGGTTATGCAAATGCTCcacttatttctatttttatgcaGCATTTCGATTGCGTGCACGTTACTGTAATTTTCAATAAtgtagttttttggttttttttttaccgttacGAGAGCGTGACACcggaaaacatttaaaacaaaaaaagcatgaataCGTTTGGTCCCAACGTTCACGTAACCTTTAAGAAACGCCGGTGAACGGTACAGAAACGCCCGGagaaatttattaatattttgagtcAATTCCTGGGAGGAACCGTCGGCCCGCAGTGTTTTTAAGTGATTGGAGTAAAAGGTTGATTACGAGGAGGATGTGACATCTCTTCTCTCAGCCCAACATCCACATAGGTCTGTTCTCTCTGCCATCATCTCCCGAGCCATTTTTAGAACCCCAGCAGGCTGTAAACactgttaccatggcaacgtcacccagacacacacacacattagacacacacacacacacacaaatgttataGCACagtttatcacacacacacagacacacacacacacacacacacagttcgtTTCATTGCGATACACACAGCAGTTCAcactgtacaaacacacacacacacacacaaacacacacacagttacacatgcacacacacacacacacacacacacacacaattttcaatacgcacacacacacacacacacacacacacacacacacacacacacacacacacacacacacacacacacacacacacacacacacacacacacacacacacacacacacacacatacattaccCCCAcatagtcacacacacacacagtacacacacacacacacacacacacacacacagacacacacacacacacacacacacacacacagtcacacacacacacacacacacacacacacacactgataacaGAGCTGATGACAAATAGATGTTTAAAGCCGCTGCTGTCTTCGGCTCCTGGCCTCTCCGCTCGGCTCTGATCTATTTCAATCAAAACCCTGATCGTTTGGGTTTCGTCTCAAGAGTTGGCCGTGCAGATGGTTTCACTGCGGCCTGATCGAAGCGTAACTCCACTCTTTCACGGGTGGAGAGTACCCAACTCCATCCTGTTGGTCTGTGTTCTgccttttaaagcttttttgtaGATCTCGCCACTTCGGTTTTATTGGTTTTCGTGGTAATAAGGTGTCATCTGTTCGTGTTCTGCACGCTTTGTTAATCTTTGTTATtgttagttcataaaaatacaggCTTTCGTAGTTTGTTGGTGTTAGTGCATTAACTAGTGTTAAAAAAGTGTggcattaataatgaaaataaggTTAATAAATACTAGTAACGACACGCTATGAACCGTTGCAGGGGTTTATTAACACACTGAGCAGCTattatcatgttttattaatgttcatctaaatcatttattaatcatttacatatacatatacatttatatgcatatatatatatatatatatatatatatatatatatatatatatatatatatatatatgcatatatatgcatatgaaaGGATGGATTGagtatttactaatgcttaatcattattataaagttttaGCATAAAttctgtagaagtattgtttattattagttcatgttaatgtagttaattaatgaaGCACATCGTCAAGCGCTTTTAGGTTTTTTGTTAATTCACGTTAATCTTTATATTCTTccaaaaatgtgttgttgtttttttaaggttatagttttagttataagtgcttttaataactttatcCTCACagctgcaaaaaaatgtaaaaaatgtaaacacataattgtgggagaaaaaaaatctgaattaagaTTTTTAGCGTTCGGAGGGTTATGAAAAGATTTTGCAAAcacttttactttaaatgttctgtctctgtaattttttataatttttgttagttgtcattatttaaaaaagttagttTTATAGTGTagtttatagattttatttcagttttagttatatCAGTAAATCACGTTAAACTAAAATGAGAAACTAAatctaaaagttaaaatgagctgtttacatttattttaaagcatcaaaaaattatcaaatgatttaaaattatacagtatttaaaaattaagacTGTTTGCGTCAACATTTATcataagtaaaaatgtttttacgaaacaattatttgattcatgatttttttttttacttttccccAAATGACTCTTTAATGAAATACACGTTTTTTGACTTAATATTTAACACAAATAAGAATTTTACAAGAAACCTttcaaaaaacttttcaaatgatCCATTATTAAATTCTTGTTTTTTCAGTAAgatttaatctaaataaaaaggtattgattctgtcacgtctctggactctttattgtttttgtctcgtgtcGTGTGCTCTCTGTGTCTTCccttcatgttaattgtataattatctttcagccgtgtctcgttaatttagttcatttccttgtgtatttaagttctgtgttttgagttcacgttgtcGGATCGTCAATGTTATTCAATGTTACTCAATTTCTTTAGTCAATGTCTTTTCCCGAGGTCTATTCGtggtttttgtacatttattttgccagtttaagattaaatttaagtttatttcgcGTCTCGAGTACTCCTTCCCTTTTCCTCCCGAGAAACCACGAAATGTGACAGATTCATTAAGAGAAAGTTGatttttgaattgttttctttcatctgtttCATAAAAGGTAAAATTTATGAAGATACAtaagatgaatgaatgattattttgtgaatgatataaatatatcagtACATGATTTTCACTggaaatctgtttattttttagatattgttatcagatatctgtgtgtgtgtgtgtgtgtgtgtgtgtgtgtgtgtgtgtgtgtgtgtgtgtgtgtgtgtgtgtgtgtgtgtgtctgtgtgtgtgtgtgtgtgtgtctgtgtgtgtctgtgtgtgtgtgtctgtgtgtgttggtCTCACACACCACTGAGAGCTGATTCATGATCAAACACACAGCAgttcattcaaataaacaaacaaacatatttttgtgatCAATTGAATTAACTAGAATTATTTCcacatgtttgtttacattaaacCATATACACTAAAGTACATACACACCAGTACAATAAATCATATAatcactgtttttaatgtaataaagatAAATTATTCCTCTAATTCTGAAACTGAGACAAACTTTTTAAAGAGATTTCAGATTTAAATCACATTGTTATAGTATTTCTATTTCATTGAATTCTACACTGAAAACTATTCACAATTATTCACGTAGTCTCATGTCGAACAAATGAAACTGTGATAAGAATTAAATGTTAGTCTCATGATGAGTGTAAAAGTTAAAAGCAGGTTGATCCAGATCTTCAGGTGTGTTCACTGATTACTGACAGGTAAGATCTTCAGAGAGAAAACAGTATAGAAGAAAggaaagagtgtgtgagtgaaggTGGTAGTgaatgtgtgtagatgtgtgttaGTTACAGGATCAGAGAATGACACTGTTCCTCTGTCATAGTCCAGATACACTCTCACACGATCAACATCCTGTTCAACAGGAAAACCATACAGATCAATGAATCCTCGCCGTACACTCCAGACATCAGTGTTAAAGAAAACACCTCCCTTTCTTTGGTTTGATTCTGTAGTTACTCCAAGACTCCACCATAGACTCTCTTTAACCTCCACATCCCAGCAGTGTGTTCCTGAGTTAAAACCCTCTGAACCCAGAACACAGTAATAAGAGTCAAATCTCTCTGGATTATCAGGAAGAGGTTGATTGTTCCCGCTGCTTATCACTCTGGTCAGATCATCAGACAGAAGAAGATCTGGATGAGCCGTGTTTGGATCCAGAATCACAGGAGCTGATGAGACACAATCAACAGCTGATTTTATTCTGATGTTCATATAATGATCAAGAGTGAACCTTACACagattattatgaattatgacactcgttctattcatcaaacacaatacattttCCTATCAGTCAGAGCTTCAatgttaataattgtttaattatttaaattcataatataCACTTTATAGATGAAAGgctaataaatagttaaaactTTCATAAGTAGTAGTAATAAGTGTATTTTGTTTAGTATATGTCaattcttttatattatttatagcaaGAAAGTTAAGAAGatataattttgtttgtttgcttgtttaagaAACTGTAATCATCAGTTTATTCCTCTTGAGTGAGAGAGATCAAtgaggtgtgtgtttatcttgttaatgtcacatctctggactttgttattgttttttttttttttatgctatctGTTCCCTTCCTTCTCTtcgtgtttaattgtttaattatcttCACCTGCTccttgttaatttagtgatttacgttgtatatttaagccctgtgtgtttgtcttgagtTTGTCGGATCGTCAATGTCACACTATGTCTTTAGTCAATGTCTTTAGTCAATGTCTTTAGCCGATGTCTAGAAGTGATTTTTGTTCCCGAGGtcttttcgtggtttttgttctgcctacctgccctttgtatctttatttttgcccgttttggattaaatctgtttaagtttatttcgagtcTCGAGCGCTCCTTCTCCAGAGAAACCACGAAACGTGACAGTTAATTGTTTTGCCGTATATTTATTccttttgtatgtattttttggtttattattatgttcAAGCTCCACTTTTAGAGGGTTAATATAagttttatgtattgttttttgtaGTTCTGACGGCATTGTCGGGACATAAAAGGGATGCAAGACTATAATGTACAAGACACACTACAGACTCGTGTCCAAAGAAATGTCTGTTGAAACCAAGAACGACCTGAGCCTTTGATTCaactaacaataattaaaatattgattctTCTGTGTCTATTAaacctttgaaaaaaatgacactggAAGCTTAAAATCTGTTTGACGGCTGACACAGAGACAGCAGTTACCAGGTTTAGAAAGAaaccacaaaatattatttatgtcttACAATCATTCGTATTATCACAGAAATACTGTGATACATCTTTATATAGTTTGGATATAAACACTGATGTCTATAGTGGCGATCAAAATAGAGAAAATcaccttaaaattaaaaagtaactgCTTTTTTATTGATTAGTGTTTCTCCAGCAGCTGAGGATAAATGactgatataaaatgtatttgttattgaatcattcattcaagccactttttcagtatttctctctatatatggtgtccctgcagagtttaactcaaccctaattaaacacacctgaagcagcatgttaaggcaagttggagctaaactctgctggACACTGGACCGAATTTAGACGGCCCTGATCTAAAGCATCCAGTCTGATGTGACGAATTATCCAAGTCATTATATTCCTTTTtgatttccatttatttgttcttctaTTGGTAATTGCTTGCTACACTCACTCAGATAACAGTCATTGTCacgtatgtatatgcatgtatatagaAATCTGTAAATATTCCCTCATGCATCATCTCCAGTGTATGTGTAAGAGCACAGATCTTCTCCAGACTCACTGTTTTGGACAATGTCCTGCATCTTCTTCCAGACTCTGAAGGCCAGGTTGCCCAAGTATCGTGGAACATGAATCAAAGCTCCAGAAGGCGTCTGTGGATCCGGCTGTGATGAGATCTGGACTCTGGAAGAACATAAAGGGGTTAGAACTGAAGTGGCTTTGGGTTCAGAAGCAGAGAGACCAGAGACACCAGCAGATCACTCACCTTTCCATCGTGACCGGAAACTcctgcagaacaaacacaccATTGATCATCAAgaactcaatcaatcaatcaatcaatcaatggaTGATCTGAAATCAGACCTTTAGAAAGCAGATGTCATTGGTTTTCATCATCTCCTCCGTGTCTTTGATTGTGTGTGAAAGAGCTGAGATGTGTCTGTTGATCTCCTCCAGCTTCTCCTTCATCACCTGCTTcttctgctcctcttcctctctcagtgCAGTGATTGTAGCTTCTTCTTCATCTCTGAGAAACTGATGAAGTTTCTCAAACTGCTGTTTAATCTGACTCTCTGTGTGCTCAGCTTGAGACTGAAATCAAATCACATTCACTTCAATCATCTCCATCAACACACATCAACATCACATCATTCAGA comes from the Puntigrus tetrazona isolate hp1 unplaced genomic scaffold, ASM1883169v1 S000000175, whole genome shotgun sequence genome and includes:
- the LOC122333048 gene encoding nuclear factor 7, brain-like, whose protein sequence is MASSAEYDYNCPVCCEIFKTPVLLSCSHSVCKECLQQFWRTKKTQECPVCRRRSSKDGPPLNLALQNLCESFLKERNESRSSGSEEICSLHREKLKLFCLEDKQSACLVCFTSKQHVNHTFRPISEVVPSYKEDLNTALKSLQEKLRKRENIKEEFEKTVQHIKSQAEHTESQIKQQFEKLHQFLRDEEEATITALREEEEQKKQVMKEKLEEINRHISALSHTIKDTEEMMKTNDICFLKEFPVTMERVQISSQPDPQTPSGALIHVPRYLGNLAFRVWKKMQDIVQNTPVILDPNTAHPDLLLSDDLTRVISSGNNQPLPDNPERFDSYYCVLGSEGFNSGTHCWDVEVKESLWWSLGVTTESNQRKGGVFFNTDVWSVRRGFIDLYGFPVEQDVDRVRVYLDYDRGTVSFSDPVTNTHLHTFTTTFTHTLFPFFYTVFSLKILPVSNQ